A single Brevundimonas sp. SL130 DNA region contains:
- a CDS encoding NAD(P)/FAD-dependent oxidoreductase, translating to MSSPTIVIVGAGVLGLSTAFELKRRGHAVIVVDPGGANASRVAAGMVAPAMEAAIDDVSPDRAALFRAGRDLWPAFAAASGVALARRPAEWRGGDVDAIAGRLTALGFAARREGDRVVTDEDCQIEPDQAMAALRASLDGAVLERRATGLRQVGDEWRVEVNGGAALAASAVVLATGTDAAVPGAPAATRILVDGVQPIRGQIGVVVRDLTPHPVRGPGAYVAPMTGGAVIGATMEPGRRDTAPDAAVSERLMEAAWRVLGQAPEPLTIEWRAGVRGASADGLPMAGAAPDGEGLFLALAPRRNGWLLGPLVASVVADAIEGRTPSPEARALDPRRF from the coding sequence ATGTCTTCCCCTACCATCGTGATCGTGGGCGCCGGCGTGCTGGGCCTGAGTACGGCGTTCGAGCTGAAGCGGCGCGGCCATGCGGTGATCGTGGTCGATCCCGGCGGGGCCAATGCCTCACGCGTAGCCGCGGGCATGGTGGCCCCGGCGATGGAGGCGGCGATCGACGATGTGTCGCCGGACCGCGCGGCCCTGTTCCGCGCCGGCCGCGACCTGTGGCCGGCCTTTGCAGCCGCATCGGGCGTCGCCCTGGCGCGCCGTCCGGCCGAGTGGCGCGGCGGCGACGTGGACGCCATCGCAGGGCGTCTGACGGCCCTGGGTTTCGCCGCACGCCGCGAGGGAGACCGGGTGGTGACGGACGAGGATTGTCAAATCGAGCCGGACCAGGCGATGGCGGCCCTGCGCGCGTCTTTGGACGGCGCGGTTCTGGAGAGACGCGCAACCGGTCTGCGCCAGGTCGGGGACGAATGGCGGGTTGAGGTGAACGGCGGGGCGGCGCTGGCGGCGTCGGCGGTCGTTCTGGCGACGGGAACGGATGCGGCCGTTCCAGGGGCGCCGGCGGCGACGCGCATCCTGGTGGACGGCGTTCAGCCGATCCGGGGACAGATCGGGGTCGTTGTACGGGATCTGACGCCGCACCCCGTGCGCGGGCCGGGGGCCTATGTGGCGCCGATGACGGGCGGGGCGGTGATCGGGGCGACCATGGAGCCGGGCCGGCGCGATACGGCGCCCGACGCCGCCGTGAGCGAGCGACTGATGGAAGCCGCCTGGCGGGTGCTGGGCCAGGCGCCCGAACCCTTGACCATCGAATGGCGCGCCGGTGTGCGCGGCGCATCGGCCGACGGCCTGCCCATGGCCGGGGCGGCGCCGGACGGGGAGGGGCTGTTCCTGGCCCTGGCCCCGCGTCGCAACGGCTGGCTGCTGGGGCCGCTGGTCGCGAGCGTGGTCGCCGATGCGATCGAGGGACGGACGCCGTCGCCGGAAGCCCGCGCCCTCGATCCTCGACGCTTTTAA